Sequence from the Bacillus sp. es.036 genome:
CATCGACATAACTACCATAAGCATAATGCCCTTGAACTTCATGTTATTTCCCCCTAAATGGATGTTTGTACTTGTGACCAACCAGGTTGTTTGTGTACTGGCCTCTCAATCACAATTCTTAGAATACAGCCCAGATATTAATGTCGTATAAACCAATTGTAAAGAGATTGTAAATGCTTGTCGGAAAACGTTTTAATTTCTCTTTTTTTGGGGAAATGATAGATTTTTCCCTTCTATTAGCTTTAAATTACATTTCATCCAGGATGATTCTGTTGTTAATTTGTCCTTATAATATAAAAAAAACCGCTTTTTCAGCGGTTTTTTTTATTCTTACTTATTCAGTTTCTTTTTCTTCATACCCAATTGGTTTCTTAGCTTCATCTTTCAGTTCAAAATAAGCATCAAGAATTCGACCACCTATTTTTTTGTTCACGGAACCAGAAGAAGAATCATTCACTTCTGGCACAACAACCGAAATCGCAACTTCAGGATTGTCATAAGGGGCATAGCCAACTAGAGTTAAATTATACCCATCTCCAATCTGCGCTGTCCCAGTCTTTCCAGCTGCTTGATAGTCATCACTTTGGAAGTAAGGATAGTGTGTGCCTGCAGTACCATTTTCAGTATTCATAACCATCCACATTCCCTTTTGGACATGAGCCACTTCTTCTTCACTCATTTTAATTTTGTTTAACACTTCCGGAGTATTTTGAAACAAAATCGTATCAGACAAACCATCTTTTTCAGAAGGTTCATGGACTTCTTTCAAGAGATGAGGTTCAATACGATAACCTCCATTTGCAATTGTAGAGGTATATTGAGCCATTTGCATTGGTGTATACGTATCGTACTGTCCAATCGCAAAATCTAAAATTTTACCAAATTCACTTATCCCACCATTTAACCCTGAACTTTCGCCAGGCAAGTCAATTCCTGTTTTCACTCCTAAACCAAACTGAGAGAATGATTCTTTTAGCTCATCATAAGCTGCCGGGTCATAACCACTACTTTCATAAGGAGCGTAGTCATAATCAGCCATGCTCATCGCAATTTTCCACATATATACGTTTGAGGATCTTTGTAAAGCAACAAGATCTGAAATAGGTCCCATTGCATTAGCCGTATAAGATGACTTTTTACCTTCATCTTTAAAGTATAAGACTTCGTCTACAAGAGTTGTATTTGGATTAATTACTCCATACTGATAACCTGTTAAAACCGTTGCTCCTTTAACTGTTGATCCCATCGCATAAGAGTCTCCAATCACACCAAAAGTGCGATCTTTGAACTCGCCATTATTATATTCTTTACCTGCAAACGACAAGATTTCCCCAGTATTTGGATCCATCATCACAACATAGCCTCTCGTTGCTCCATATTGCCTCGCATCGTTAAGCTCTTCATCAAGAATTTTCTCAACTTCTTTTTGAAGATCAATGTCTAATGAGAGTACCAAATCATTTCCTCTTTGTCCTTCAATTACTTTTGGCTCGCCTATTGGCTCACCTGATTTATCTGTGACGTAAGTTTGCTTTTCTTTTTGACCTTTTAGGTACTCTTCGTATTCTTTTTCAAGATAGCTAATGCCAACTTTGTCATTTCGCTCATAATCTCTTAATCCATAATAACTCAATTCATCTTTAGGAATAGGTCCGACTCTCCCAAAAATAGTTTGAAGGGTGTCTCCATAAGGATATTCTCTTGTGGCGTCTGCTTGTATCTCTATGCCTGGTAAAGAACCAAGATTTTCACTCACTTTAGCAATTTCATCTTCATTTAAACCGATTTTAATTGTCTGAGACGACAAAGCATAACCAGTGTCCATTGCTCTTTTTATAGCAGCAACTTCAAGCTCTTGTGGATTGTTTTTAATTTCTTCTAGATCTTTATCACTAATGCGTTCAATTTGTAGCTGATAAGCTTCACTAGACTCCATCTCTTCCCATTCTTTTTCGGTTAACTTCGCCTTCGCTTTTTCTGGATTCGTGACAATCCAATAATCTTTTAAATCTCGATCTATAACATCTTCAGTATCCATCTCAATATATTCAGCTAATTTTTGAGCTAATTCAAGCCTTTCAGCTTGTTTTGTATTCTGTGTTCGAATATATGTAAGAGCAAACTGAGGATTATTATCTACAAGAACTCGTCCGTAACGGTCATACATTTTCCCACGAGGTGCAGTTGACTCTGCAGTCACGTTTTCCGTTTGTTCAGAAACACGCTCGTATTCTTCTCCATTTACAATCTGAATAACACCCAGTCGAAGAATTAAGGTAGAAAACAAAAGGAAAACCGATAAAAATAATATATTTAGCCTAAAAGGTACATGATTTTTCTTTTTCTTAGCTTTCACAATAAACTCCCTTCCCCTTAAACAAATATAGACACCTGTTTCAGACAGGTGTCTCTGATCTCTCTTCTCCTTACTATACTTAGTGATAATAAAAAAGTAAAGGGACTAATGAGCTATTGTAATGGGTCAGGAGACGGTTCTGCCACGGTTGCTGAAGCCGATTGAAGTTTTCTTACGAACAGGTAAATAAACGTATGTCCCGCTCCAACAATTAATAACAAAATTGGAATGCTTTTTTCATCGTTAAACAGCGACACTGTTAGTAGGAATAAAAGGATTGATACAATTCGACCCAGGTTTAAGTAAACCTCTCGAACAACAATATACTCAATACGCATTTCTGCAGCATTCCATGCTTTACCAATGACATCATAAGTTAGTGAAATGTACGGAACAAGAAGTAATGGATAGGCAAGAGAGATACAAACACCATACATTAACAATCGCGCAAATGTTAGATCTGTTACAAGTAAGAATACCGATGCATAAAGAATTAGCCCCCCATATAAGATTGCTTTTTTTCGAAACCTTGGTTTTATTAAACGGGTCGCCAAGTAATACGCTAAAAAGGAAACTGCGGAGTTTACAAGTCCGAATGTACCGATAGCAAGTTCACTTTCCGTCGTTATAAAAACAAGAACGACGATAATGAAAATAAAAGTACCTTCTCTTATCCCTTGAAAAAAATGCGCGTGCAATATATTGAGCCAATCGGCATTCGCTTTTCTTTCTTGAAAAATTCGGGTAAATGAAAAGTTGCCTTTCGCAGATCGTCGTTCAAGAAAGAAACTTAAGATGACGGCTGCAAAAAACAAGGCCAGTGAAACTCCAAAAATGACCTTATATCCCGTAAATGCTTCGAGACTAGAAATAATCACACCGGCAAAAATCGGACCAATCATACCTGCAAAAGAAGTGAGTAAGCCGAGAAAACCATTAAAAAAATCCCTCGTTTCTGGCTCAGTAATTTCAAATGTTAACACATTAAACGCTAGCCAATAAAAGCCAAACCCAATCCCAAGTAAGGAGCCAAGTAAGATCAATAAATGACTCGCATTTTGACCTAAAGAAAGGACCGTTATATAAAAGAGGGCTAGAAAAATGACGCCTATTCGTAAGACGATCACTCTATCCATTTTCTTCGCCCACCTGCCTGCAAGAATAAACGTAAGTGGCTGGCTAATAACAGCGGAAAGGTTATATATACCGATATCAGCAAACTCTCCGGATTGCTTCCACAAATACACATTCACAAACGTATTTGAAAGTGCAATGCTCAGGGCATATAAACCACCGATTGTTAGCAATAACAACAGATCTTTTGTTACTTCTATCTCACCAATCATATGTTTTATCACTTTCATTAGAAACTCCCCTTTTTTCATCCACCCTTATTTTGACTTAATTCTTCCTCGTTATGCGGAAGAATCAAAAAGGATAAACTATGTTTGAAAGGGGACTATGTATGTACTACTTTCTATATCGAACAGATTATCTTACTAAACCGCTACGCAACCAACTAATTCAAAGCATTGAAACTGTAGTAAATGAAGATAGATGTTCTTTTTTCATTTCTAAGATGACGCACTATTTCCTTATTAGTTATCGAAATAAAGAAGTGTCACTCACCTTATCTGATCAACAAGTACTTGTAGGTTCACCTACCGACTTCGAAAATGGTTGTGATTTCACCGATTATTTAATAAATCATATCCTTTATCAATTAGGACCTATTTATACACTGATTGAATGAGAAATGAAAAGCCCCCGGCAAAGTGCCGAGGGCTAAGATAACCTATTTTATTTAGCTGCTTCGTAACGCTTAGCAACTTCATCCCAATTAACGACATTCCAAAATGCGCTAATGTAATCAGGACGTTTGTTTTGATACTTAAGGTAATAAGCATGCTCCCAAACATCTAATCCAAGGATTGGTGTAACACCTTCCATAACCGGGGTATCCTGGTTAGGAGTGCTTGTTACTTCAAGTTCTCCGCCTTTAACTACAAGCCAAGCCCAGCCTGAGCCAAAGCGACCAGCAGCAGCGTTAGCGAAATCTTCTTTAAAGCTTTCAAAGCTACCAAATTTCTTTTTAAGCGCTTCGCTTAAATCACCTGACGGCTCTCCGCCACCGTTAGGGCTAAGAAGTTGCCAGAAAAGTGAGTGGTTAGCGTGTCCGCCACCATTGTTACGAACAGCAGTGCGAATGCCTTCAGGAAGCGCATCTAGATTGCCAAGAAGTTCTTCAAGGCTTTTTGATGCGTGTTCTTCATGACCTTCTAGTGCACCATTTAGTTTTGTTACATATGCGTTATGGTGCTTGTCATGGTGGATCTTCATTGTTTCTTCATCGATGTGTGGTTCTAGTGCATTGTAGTCGTAAGGTAGTTCTGGTAGTTCAAATTTAGCCATTGTGAATCTCCTCCTCAAATATAATATGTAACTTGCTGTTAGGGCAACGTTAATTGCCACTTAAACATGATGACGTCACAAGTTTACATTAGCAGAATTGTCATGCGTTTTCAAATAATAAACATTTGAATCTCCGCAACACAGGTAAAGTTTCCCCTCATTATATGGAATTAAACATCTTAAAGAAAAAATCAATAATTAATAGTGTGATCTAATGTATTTAAAACATAAAAAAACTCGTCATTTAATGACGAGTGGGATCTTTATTGAGTGGTGGCTCCGGACGGAATCGAACCGCCGACACGAGGATTTTCAGTCCTCTGCTCTACCGACTGAGCTACAGAGCCAAATATGTATAACGTTTAATCGAAATATCTTAATTTGAGTTTGTGTGTTGTACATTTACGTTTAATGGTAATAACACCTTGCTATGAGTTTAGGTTGCCCCTAAAGGGACTACAATAAAAATTTAACAAGAAGCTTATCCGACGCAGGTAAATTTTTGGTTGCGGGGGCAGGATTTGAACCTGCGACCTTTGGGTTATGAGCCCAACGAGCTACCGAACTGCTCCACCCCGCGACAATATGAATGTAAATATGCTGCACATGCTTCATAATGCTGTACACTGTTTCTTTCTCTACAAGGTTATGCTTCGATGCGTATCCGTCGAAACAACTCGATGTTGATTCATAGATATAACGCTCGTTGCTCCACCCCGCGACAATATGAATGTAAAGATACTGTGTAAACCATTATAGAAAAATGGAGGAGGAAGAGGGATTCGAACCCCCGCGGGCGACTAAGCCCCTGTCGGTTTTCAAGACCGATCCCTTCAGCCAGACTTGGGTATTCCTCCGATATGCATTTGGTGGACCCTGCAGGACTCGAACCTGCGACCGGACGGTTATGAGCCGTCAGCTCTAACCAGCTGAGCTAAGGGTCCTTATGTAAATAGTGGGGCGGCTGATGGGAATTGAACCCACGAATGCCGGAATCACAATCCGGTGCGTTAACCACTTCGCCACAACCGCCATGCTTATTTATTCAACTATATGGTAGCGGCGGAGGGGATCGAACCCCCGACCTCACGGGTATGAACCGTACGCTCTAGCCAGCTGAGCTACACCGCCATATGGCTCCACAGGTAGGATTCGAACCTACGACCGATCGGTTAACAGCCGATAGCTCTACCACTGAGCTACTGTGGAATATCTCTTAACGACAAGAACTAATATACCATAGGATTAAATAAAACGTCAATACTTTTTTGGGATTTAATCATATCCCTTTCAAAATCAATCATGAAAATACTATATCACTCTTTCACTTCACCATCAAGATCTACAAAACATACACCAAAAACACGATAATCATGATGGCTTGCAGAACTCCTTTCATAACTGCACCACCAAGGAAACCAAGCAAAGATCCTACTCCAACTTGTACAGACTCCTTGAATGGTTTTCGATGAATCAGTAACTCTGCTACCACTGCGCCTATAAAAGGTCCAAGAATAATTCCCGCAAATGGAATGATGAACGGGCCAACTAACAAACCGATCGTACTTCCCCAAATGGCAGCTTTTGATCCTCCATACTTTTTAACACCAAATAAATTACTCGCATAATCTGCTACAAATAATAAAAGGGTTAGCAACACCTGAATAACCCAGAAAGAAAACGTCATTGAACCGAAATCATAAAATACACCATACAAAATAAACCCAACATAAATAAATAGGACCGCTGGAATGATCGGATAAATCAATCCAACAAATGCAATAATAAATGAGGCAACGATTAAAGACCAAAATAAAATATCCATACCTTCTCTCCCCCTCTAACTGTAGTCTATTTTATAGTAAATAACATTTTCCTTCTATATAATATACAAAATTCCTGTGAAAATAAAAAGAAGCAGAGGCAACCCTCTGCTTCCATTGTTTATTCTTCTCCAATAACGGCTTCTGCGATATTTACCGCATGATCACCAATACGCTCAAGGTTACTGATGATATCAACAAAAACGATTCCAGCACTTCCAGTACATTCACCTTCATTTAGGCGAAGGATATGCTGTTTACGAAGTGTTCGTTCCATTTTGTCAATTTTATCTTCCAGTTTCACAACTTCCTGTGCCTTCGCTATATCCCACTTATCAAGTGAATCAAAGGCTTCATGAAGTGCAGAAAGGGTTAGATTGAACATTTCATCAAGGTCTTGCATTGCAACGTCAGTCATTTTTACTTTATTACTGATTTGATAATCAACCAATTCAACGATATTCTCCATATGATCGCCAATACGCTCGATATCACGAACAGAGTCCATTAACATACCGTGACGTGTTGACTCATCTCCTGACAGAGAAGTTGCGGATAGCTGAATAAGGTAGTCTGTAATCTTAGTATCTAAATTGTTAATGGCTTCTTCATACTGAGCGGTTTTTTCTGCGCTCTTCTGACCTTTAGATATTAAGTAGTTGGATGCTTCCTTAACACCTTTATAAGCAAATTCACTCATTCGAATTACTTCTTCTTTAGCCTGTCCTAAAGCAACAGAAGGAGAACGCTCGATGAATACTGGATCAAGATGCTTCGGTTTATATTCTATCGTTGCATCATCACCAGGAATAATTTTCGTTACAAGATAAGCAAGTCCAGCAATGAACGGGAATTGGATCACAGTATTTGTAATGTTAAAGATCCCGTGTCCAAATGCGATCGTCATTTCTGGTGTTAAGTTTAATGCATCTCTCAAGTATTCAATTAAAGGCGTATAGGCAAATAAGAAGATCAAGAAGATCGCCGTTCCAATTAAATTAAAAATAACGTGAGTTAGTGCTGTACGTCGAGCGGCTACAGAAGCACCGATAGAAGCAAGCACTGCTGTAATTGTTGTACCGATATTATCTCCGAAGAGTACTGGTAACGCAGCTTGGATATCCATAGCATTCTGTGAATAAAGTCCTTGTAATACACCAATTGTAGCACTAGAACTTTGCACAATAACCGTAAATACCGTACCAATTACAACGCCTAATAGCGGGTTTGAACTCATGCTCACTGTGAGTTCTTGGAAAGCCTCAAGACTTCTAAGTGGCTTCATTCCTGTACTCATTAATTCAAGTCCAAAGAATAACGCACCAAAACCAAAAACAATTTGCCCTGCGTAATTAATTTTCTTGTTTTTAAAGAAGAAAATTAATAGAGAACCAATAGCAATGATTGGTAGAGCGTAATCTTTAATAGGAAAACCAATAATAAATGCTGTAACAGTTGTTCCAATGTTAGCTCCCATTACAACACCAATCGCTTGCTTGAGAGTCATAAATCCTGCATTAACAAGACCGACTGTTAAAACCGTTGTCCCTGAACTACTTTGGATGAGAATCGTAACAATGACCCCGGCTAGCACACCCATAAATGGGTTCGTCGTAAAGCGATCAAGAATGTCTCTTAATCGATCACCTGCAGATCGTTGAAGGCCATCTCCCATATACTTTAGTCCAAACAGGAAAATACCAAGACCTCCCACAAACTGAAAGATCATCTCCTGAACGTTGAGTTCCATCATTTCAACCCCTTGCACTCATGTTTTATTTTTTTCGACAATACTCAACAAAGTCCCTTGTCTATTATCTACATCGCTCCCCTCTTTGTAAAGAGTTAATATAGAATTGTAATGATATTATGATGAAATCAATTTTGTTTCAAGAAAGTTTCAGCAAGTTTATTGTTCCCATCTACTTATATAAGATAAACTGGTTTAGTGGGATTACTCTCACATACCTAGAAAGGAGATTTTCAATTTGAACGTTTTTAAACAACTGTATTATAGCTTATTTTCTCCAAAAATGATGGCGCGATTCCGTTTTCAAAAACTAGGGAAGCCGATATTGTATGTGTTTCTCCTAATGCTACTTTCTTCTGTACCTATAGGGATTATTACAGCGGTTTCGTTTACCAATGCTTACGAAGACCTTAAAACACATATGGGAGATTTACCTGAATTCACTTTACAAGATGGCACACTAAAAAGTGACCAATCTGAACCACTTATAAAAAAAGAAGATGGAAACACATTTATTTTTGATGCTACAGATGAAATAAAGCCAGACGATGTTGATTCCTATGAATCAGCTATTGCGTTCCTAAAAGATCGAATTATCGTAATGGATAGTGGGACAAGACAAGAGTTTAATTATAGTAATTTCAGCTCAATGACTTTTACAAAACAAGATGTAAGTGAACTCACGAAAAATTTAGATAACTTGCTTCCAATCTTTATCCCACTCTTAATCTTTGTCGTCTATTTATTCCAGACTGGCCTCAAATTTATCGGAATTACCGTTCTAGCGACAATCGGTTTACTATTAAAGTCACTCGCGGGTAGAAAAGCATCCTATAAACAACTCTGGGTCCTATCGGTTTATTCCGTTACGATTCCAACCCTTTTCTTTACTATTATGGCGTTAGTAAAAACAACCGTCCCATTTGGATTTCTTCTCTATTGGTTTGTAGCCATCATGCTACTCTACCTAACCATTAAGGAAATTCCTCTTCCGAAAAAACGTGTAACGAACGAAAGACCTAATTCACCTGAGTAAAAATTTTGATTATTTTATCAAATCACTTGATTTTCGCTTTAAAGTAATGTAGATTATGTAAAAAGCGACACATTAAAATTCCATATACTTTCAATTCTTATCAAGAGAAGCAGAGGGACTGGCCCGAAGAAGCTTCAGCAACCACCGGATATTTTCTGGAAAGGTGCTAACTCCAGCAAGTTGAATTCAACTTGGAAGATAAGAAGAAGAGCAACCAAAGTCTTCTTCTTATAGAGGGCTTTTTTTTATTGCCCTTACTTAATGAAAAGGAGATTGATTATGTCAAATAACCATTACGATACGCTACTTGTTCAACTAGGTAATAAATCAGATCCACAAACTGGAGCTGTAAATCCTCCTGTTTATTTTTCCACTTCCTATAGGCATGAAGGAATTGGCCAATCAACAGGGTTTGATTATTCAAGAACAAAAAACCCTACTCGTTCGATTCTGGAGTCTGCAGTAAATGAACTCGAACATGGTGACCAGGGCTTCGCATTTAGTTCCGGCATGGCTGCCATCCAATCAATTATATCTTTATTTAAAACCAGAGATCATATACTCGTTTCAGATGACCTATATGGTGGCACATATCGATTATTTGCTCACGCAGAAAAGCATTTCAACTTATCATTCACCTATTTTGACAGCCAAAATATTGATAGCATCGCACCATTAATAACTCCGTTTACTAGGGCAATCTTTATCGAAAACCCTTCAAACCCCCTAATGAAGTTAACCGATGTTGAAGAGATTGTGACGATTGCCAAGACATACAATTTATTGTCAATCGTAGACAATACGTTATTCACCCCTCTTCTACAAAACCCCCTTTTACTAGGGGCTGATATTGTTATTCATAGCGCAACGAAATACCTTGGGGGTCACAATGATGTGCTTGCAGGACTTGTCATTGCCAAAGGTGAAAAGCTCTGTGCTGAGATTGAACAATATCAAAACGGTGCTGGAGCGGTTCTTTCTCCGTTCGACTCCTGGCTCCTCATTCGAGGAATGAAGACATTACCTCTTCGACTAAAGCAACATGAGGAGAATGCTCGAGCTATCGCAACATACTTAAGAAATCACGACGCAATATCTGACGTCTTCTATCCTGAAAAAGGGGGTATGCTGTCGTTTCGATTACAGTCTGAAGCATGGGTTGATCCATTTCTAAGGAACTTGAAACTGATTACCTTTGCGGAAAGTCTTGGAGGCGTTGAGAGCTTTATTACTTATCCAGCCACACAAACACACGCCGATATCCCAGAAAAGATCAGACTCGAGAAAGGTGTTTGTAATCGACTTCTCAGATTTTCGGTAGGAATTGAACAAATCAACGATTTAGTGAAAGATTTGGATCAAACACTAGCAACTTTCATAGAGGATGGTGTGCGACATGACTACTAATTCAT
This genomic interval carries:
- a CDS encoding DUF456 domain-containing protein gives rise to the protein MDILFWSLIVASFIIAFVGLIYPIIPAVLFIYVGFILYGVFYDFGSMTFSFWVIQVLLTLLLFVADYASNLFGVKKYGGSKAAIWGSTIGLLVGPFIIPFAGIILGPFIGAVVAELLIHRKPFKESVQVGVGSLLGFLGGAVMKGVLQAIMIIVFLVYVL
- a CDS encoding superoxide dismutase, with the translated sequence MAKFELPELPYDYNALEPHIDEETMKIHHDKHHNAYVTKLNGALEGHEEHASKSLEELLGNLDALPEGIRTAVRNNGGGHANHSLFWQLLSPNGGGEPSGDLSEALKKKFGSFESFKEDFANAAAGRFGSGWAWLVVKGGELEVTSTPNQDTPVMEGVTPILGLDVWEHAYYLKYQNKRPDYISAFWNVVNWDEVAKRYEAAK
- a CDS encoding Na/Pi cotransporter family protein → MELNVQEMIFQFVGGLGIFLFGLKYMGDGLQRSAGDRLRDILDRFTTNPFMGVLAGVIVTILIQSSSGTTVLTVGLVNAGFMTLKQAIGVVMGANIGTTVTAFIIGFPIKDYALPIIAIGSLLIFFFKNKKINYAGQIVFGFGALFFGLELMSTGMKPLRSLEAFQELTVSMSSNPLLGVVIGTVFTVIVQSSSATIGVLQGLYSQNAMDIQAALPVLFGDNIGTTITAVLASIGASVAARRTALTHVIFNLIGTAIFLIFLFAYTPLIEYLRDALNLTPEMTIAFGHGIFNITNTVIQFPFIAGLAYLVTKIIPGDDATIEYKPKHLDPVFIERSPSVALGQAKEEVIRMSEFAYKGVKEASNYLISKGQKSAEKTAQYEEAINNLDTKITDYLIQLSATSLSGDESTRHGMLMDSVRDIERIGDHMENIVELVDYQISNKVKMTDVAMQDLDEMFNLTLSALHEAFDSLDKWDIAKAQEVVKLEDKIDKMERTLRKQHILRLNEGECTGSAGIVFVDIISNLERIGDHAVNIAEAVIGEE
- a CDS encoding MFS transporter; protein product: MKVIKHMIGEIEVTKDLLLLLTIGGLYALSIALSNTFVNVYLWKQSGEFADIGIYNLSAVISQPLTFILAGRWAKKMDRVIVLRIGVIFLALFYITVLSLGQNASHLLILLGSLLGIGFGFYWLAFNVLTFEITEPETRDFFNGFLGLLTSFAGMIGPIFAGVIISSLEAFTGYKVIFGVSLALFFAAVILSFFLERRSAKGNFSFTRIFQERKANADWLNILHAHFFQGIREGTFIFIIVVLVFITTESELAIGTFGLVNSAVSFLAYYLATRLIKPRFRKKAILYGGLILYASVFLLVTDLTFARLLMYGVCISLAYPLLLVPYISLTYDVIGKAWNAAEMRIEYIVVREVYLNLGRIVSILLFLLTVSLFNDEKSIPILLLIVGAGHTFIYLFVRKLQSASATVAEPSPDPLQ
- a CDS encoding peptidoglycan D,D-transpeptidase FtsI family protein, whose protein sequence is MKAKKKKNHVPFRLNILFLSVFLLFSTLILRLGVIQIVNGEEYERVSEQTENVTAESTAPRGKMYDRYGRVLVDNNPQFALTYIRTQNTKQAERLELAQKLAEYIEMDTEDVIDRDLKDYWIVTNPEKAKAKLTEKEWEEMESSEAYQLQIERISDKDLEEIKNNPQELEVAAIKRAMDTGYALSSQTIKIGLNEDEIAKVSENLGSLPGIEIQADATREYPYGDTLQTIFGRVGPIPKDELSYYGLRDYERNDKVGISYLEKEYEEYLKGQKEKQTYVTDKSGEPIGEPKVIEGQRGNDLVLSLDIDLQKEVEKILDEELNDARQYGATRGYVVMMDPNTGEILSFAGKEYNNGEFKDRTFGVIGDSYAMGSTVKGATVLTGYQYGVINPNTTLVDEVLYFKDEGKKSSYTANAMGPISDLVALQRSSNVYMWKIAMSMADYDYAPYESSGYDPAAYDELKESFSQFGLGVKTGIDLPGESSGLNGGISEFGKILDFAIGQYDTYTPMQMAQYTSTIANGGYRIEPHLLKEVHEPSEKDGLSDTILFQNTPEVLNKIKMSEEEVAHVQKGMWMVMNTENGTAGTHYPYFQSDDYQAAGKTGTAQIGDGYNLTLVGYAPYDNPEVAISVVVPEVNDSSSGSVNKKIGGRILDAYFELKDEAKKPIGYEEKETE
- a CDS encoding DUF1189 domain-containing protein, whose translation is MNVFKQLYYSLFSPKMMARFRFQKLGKPILYVFLLMLLSSVPIGIITAVSFTNAYEDLKTHMGDLPEFTLQDGTLKSDQSEPLIKKEDGNTFIFDATDEIKPDDVDSYESAIAFLKDRIIVMDSGTRQEFNYSNFSSMTFTKQDVSELTKNLDNLLPIFIPLLIFVVYLFQTGLKFIGITVLATIGLLLKSLAGRKASYKQLWVLSVYSVTIPTLFFTIMALVKTTVPFGFLLYWFVAIMLLYLTIKEIPLPKKRVTNERPNSPE
- a CDS encoding methionine biosynthesis PLP-dependent protein, with the protein product MSNNHYDTLLVQLGNKSDPQTGAVNPPVYFSTSYRHEGIGQSTGFDYSRTKNPTRSILESAVNELEHGDQGFAFSSGMAAIQSIISLFKTRDHILVSDDLYGGTYRLFAHAEKHFNLSFTYFDSQNIDSIAPLITPFTRAIFIENPSNPLMKLTDVEEIVTIAKTYNLLSIVDNTLFTPLLQNPLLLGADIVIHSATKYLGGHNDVLAGLVIAKGEKLCAEIEQYQNGAGAVLSPFDSWLLIRGMKTLPLRLKQHEENARAIATYLRNHDAISDVFYPEKGGMLSFRLQSEAWVDPFLRNLKLITFAESLGGVESFITYPATQTHADIPEKIRLEKGVCNRLLRFSVGIEQINDLVKDLDQTLATFIEDGVRHDY